The following are encoded together in the Zingiber officinale cultivar Zhangliang chromosome 8A, Zo_v1.1, whole genome shotgun sequence genome:
- the LOC122009143 gene encoding increased DNA methylation 1-like isoform X4 — translation MIEWASTVIKGSKTHSVMSVLLGHGTDAMTDEFDGSKGEKDIFMEIFNLSADKVNNLHVASNLLNFPKDKSIQSRSLASMISESSGMTTYVSLRDSSSNTSQPQCISDRDVSRSRCLLESSSTGSVSDHCDVQEKRMNLSIEQHNQKGVTHSSSLLVSSNALVDLGQLQNSSSMFIQHQEQLQCLVVESCGQGILSSCYLSQTHEEIDASNNMDDDVAPDIEFRGQEVRDANIINEAKSVTSPVSQESCAYDLLVINSTSAHVETLKIPTCMKQLNIVKSDRIEVASKKALIRDLPERLCSHANCLLTDAGWKIAPRVRNDRAKLASYYVPPEGKPVLTSLSQAWKACGRRLHSSARISDKDDKGGAWANIGQFWSDLTDTLFYIDENTQPSRTSISHLKRWQLLDPFVAVVYINRKISLLREGKSLKAVNSCTFVLAEENNNVLADDNVVRVSHLGKLNSSSGSYLNPNIQLAGHDQVLITVIPKNQKNSQNCLDWKTNAQCNQQNWKISCASGVGRGDLSSLSVSKGTNMHDATCLHPSCKELTNSYNTVCGSNNISIFTEDVYPTSIKDFSVFEFSVDESLPYVLETPLTNGPEACKASSFEKSVCQQLSSRPSKCKSVKKDLKEARQKRTIISAKRRVYGKHLSKFVGCDTLDLPSHENTANKMEVDDEHLKIQHSTSRPGCKGVIPVVDILNFFTTEKAAIEDQKSNGLDFSLSQASGSGKKTHKKSKKKSGIKTYNVDGTCYVKCTKALGSHFNQKIKNVKGKKENIAMPFQNKAENSLVHSNADVSCTVGETLDTQSRQIVTKLKEAEVCKKNRWKRPRGFRINDDDLLIAAIIKNKDYVTCIDTKGSKLGVSQPKKLKKLESQKGGCKLLLRTPGKGALSKDGKEIILGARTVLSWLIERGVLSLKDVFQYRNPKNNDLVKDGLITRNGILCRCCEQIFSLSAFKCHSGSKLQKPSSNLFLESGRSYTLCQLQAWSAEYKARKSHMRDMGLEEVDQNDDTCGFCVDGGELICCDNCPSTYHQTCLTMRDLPEGSWYCHNCICKSCGNVVKATKEHPRPLAVLECSQCEHKYHYICIKKKDPSIGEVKSGSWFCGENCEQVYLGLRSRVGILNGLADGFSWTILRCNHDDQKINSTQKIALMAECNMKLAIALSIMEECFLPMVDPRTGINMIPHVLYNRGSNFTRLNYQGFYTVVMEKNDEIISVASLSCT, via the exons ATGATAGAGTGGGCATCTACAGTTATAAAAGGATCTAAGACACACAGTGTCATGAGTGTGTTGCTTGGTCATGGAACTGATGCAATGACAGATGAGTTTGATGGCTCAAAAGGGGAGAAAGATATATTTATGGAAATCTTCAATCTAAGTGCTGACAAGGTAAACAACCTTCATGTTGCTTCAAACCTCTTGAATTTCCCAAAAGATAAGAGCATCCAATCAAGATCATTGGCTTCTATGATTTCTGAGAGCTCGGGTATGACTACTTATGTTTCCCTTAGAGATTCATCCAGCAATACTTCCCAGCCTCAATGTATCAGTGACAGAGATGTTAGTCGTTCCAGATGCCTTCTGGAGAGCTCTTCCACTGGTTCTGTTTCTGATCATTGTGATGTTCAAGAGAAAAGGATGAATTTATCTATCGAGCAACACAATCAAAAGGGTGTCACACACAGTTCCAGTCTGTTGGTATCCAGTAATGCATTGGTTGACCTGGGTCAATTACAAAATTCATCGAGCATGTTCATCCAGCATCAAGAGCAATTGCAATGCCTTGTAGTTGAATCATGTGGTCAGGGTATTCTTTCTAGTTGCTATCTCTCTCAAACACATGAAGAAATTGATGCAAGTAATAATATGGATGATGATGTTGCTCCGGATATTGAATTCAGAGGACAAGAGGTGAGAGATGCTAACATAATTAATGAGGCTAAATCCGTCACATCCCCAGTTTCTCAAGAGAGTTGTGCTTATGATCTTCTGGTAATAAATTCTACTAGCGCTCATGTTGAGACACTAAAAATACCTACGTGCATGAAACAATTGAACATTGTGAAGTCTGACAGAATAGAGGTTGCATCAAAGAAGGCATTAATTAGGGACCTTCCGGAACGCCTATGTTCACATGCAAATTGCCTTCTTACTGATGCAGGCTGGAAAATTGCACCACGTGTGAGGAATGACAGAGCTAAGTTGGCTTCTTATTATGTACCACCAGAAGGAAAACCTGTTCTTACTTCACTCTCTCAAGCCTGGAAGGCATGTGGCCGGAGACTTCATTCTAGTGCCAGAATCTCCGATAAGGATGATAAGGGGGGAGCATGGGCAAATATTGGCCAATTTTGGAGTGATTTGACAGATACCTTGTTTTACATTGATGAAAATACTCAGCCATCTAGAACCTCCATTTCTCACTTGAAAAGGTGGCAGCTTCTTGATCCATTTGTTGCCGTTGTTTACATCAACCGGAAGATTAGCCTTCTGCGAGAAGGGAAATCTCTTAAGGCTGTGAACAGTTGTACTTTTGTTTTGGCTGAGGAAAATAATAATGTCTTGGCAGATGACAATGTTGTCAGAGTCTCACACCTGGGAAAACTAAATTCAAGTTCAGGAAGTTATTTGAATCCTAATATTCAACTAGCTGGCCATGATCAGGTTCTGATAACTGTAATTCCTAAAAATCAGAAAAATTCCCAAAATTGTTTAGATTGGAAAACGAATGCCCAATGCAATCAACAAAATTGGAAAATTTCCTGTGCTTCAGGAGTTGGTCGTGGAGATCTTAGTAGTCTATCTGTAAGCAAAGGAACCAACATGCATGATGCTACATGCCTACATCCTAGTTGCAAGGAATTGACTAATTCATACAATACAGTATGTGGTTCAAACAATATATCTATATTTACTGAAGATGTCTACCCCACTTCTATCAAAGATTTTTCAGTTTTTGAATTTTCAGTTGATGAATCTCTTCCATATGTCTTGGAAACACCACTAACCAATGGCCCAGAAGCTTGCAAAGCATCTTCTTTTGAAAAATCTGTGTGTCAGCAACTAAGTAGTAGACCATCCAAATGTAAATCtgttaaaaaggatttaaaagaagcAAGACAAAAAAGGACAATAATTTCTGCAAAAAGGAGAGTATATGGCAAGCATCTTTCCAAATTTGTTGGCTGTGATACTCTAGACCTGCCTAGTCATGAGAATACAGCTAATAAAATGGAAGTAGATGATGAACACTTGAAAATTCAACATTCAACATCTAGGCCAGGTTGCAAAGGTGTGATTCCTGTTGTTGACATTCTCAATTTTTTTACAACTGAAAAAGCAGCCATTGAGGATCAAAAATCTAACGGTCTGGATTTTTCTTTAAGTCAAGCAAGTGGTTCTGGTAAGAAGACACATAAGAAGTCCAAAAAAAAATCTGGCATCAAAACATATAATGTTGATGGCACATGTTATGTAAAATGCACAAAGGCTTTAGGCTCCCATTTTAAtcagaaaataaaaaatgtaaaggGCAAGAAAGAAAATATTGCCATGCCTTTTCAGAATAAAGCAGAAAACTCACTCGTTCATTCCAATGCTGATGTTTCATGTACTGTTGGGGAAACTCTTGACACACAAAGCCGCCAGATAGTTACAAAGTTAAAGGAAGCTGAAGTTTGTAAGAAGAATAGATGGAAGAGACCACGCGGGTTTCGTATTAATGATGATGATCTTCTTATTGCAGCTATTATCAAAAACAAAGATTATGTGACATGCATTGATActaagggatcaaagctaggagtTTCTCAACccaaaaaattgaagaaacttgAAAGCCAAAAAGGAGGTTGTAAATTGCTACTGCGAACACCTGGCAAAGGTGCATTGTCAAAAGATGGGAAGGAAATTATTTTGGGAGCAAGAACTGTTTTGAGCTGGTTGATTGAAAGAGGTGTTTTATCCCTGAAAGATGTTTTTCAATATAGGAACCCGAAGAACAATGACTTGGTAAAGGATGGCTTGATTACTAGGAATGGGATTCTATGTAGATGTTGTGAACAGATATTCTCCTTATCTGCTTTTAAATGCCATTCTGGTTCCAAGCTCCAGAAACCGTCTTCTAATCTTTTCCTGGAGTCAGGTAGATCATACACATTATGTCAACTTCAGGCTTGGTCTGCTGAATACAAGGCAAGAAAAAGCCACATGAGAGATATGGGACTTGAGGAGGTGGATCAAAATGATGATACTTGTGGATTTTGTGTAGATGGTGGTGAACTAATATGTTGTGATAACTGTCCGTCTACTTATCATCAAACATGCTTGACCATGCGG GATCTTCCAGAAGGAAGCTGGTACTGCCACAATTGCATTTGTAAAAGCTGTGGGAATGTTGTGAAAGCAACAAAAGAGCatcctaggcctttggctgtgttgGAATGTTCACAATGTGAACATAAAT ATCACTATATCTGCATAAAGAAAAAAGATCCAAGTATTGGAGAAGTAAAATCTGGTTCATGGTTTTGTGGAGAAAATTGTGAACAG GTTTATTTGGGTCTGCGTTCACGTGTTGGCATATTGAATGGTCTTGCTGATGGATTTTCGTGGACAATTTTGAGATGCAATCATGATGATCAAAAGATCAATTCAACACAAAAAATTGCACTCATGGCAGAGTGTAACATGAAATTAGCTATTGCCTTGAGTATTATGGAGGAATGCTTTCTCCCAATGGTTGATCCAAGAACAGGCATTAACATGATACCACATGTCCTCTACAACCGAGG GTCTAACTTTACCCGCTTGAATTACCAAGGATTTTATACTGTAGTCATGGAGAAGAATGATGAAATAATATCAGTGGCATCACTCAG TTGCACCTGA